One window of Cohnella hashimotonis genomic DNA carries:
- a CDS encoding cache domain-containing sensor histidine kinase, whose protein sequence is MFYSLRNRLIAFFVLLFVLSFGALSVLIFNESRSIIRSYIESSALEKMDEYGSYVDMVQTQIYDLASLIFNSDLTDEWDEAASDPKLPEGEKMLAHLQMSKYLSQTNNSYSSISSVAIYRQEGLWVSMGNQVVRDKAFLDQEWYRSFKTANERWLPAHTDDVELQIRGSANPVVSMLMPLGVFEPSQARNVLKVNVSADYFLEPLNRIHLGESGTIYLLDRSGSPMLSQNEYGSHGEAQSQVQAAREGWRKQGVLYFKNEQGQSQILVYKKLALTDWMLVGFVSERDLYAQLLKLRNSIVFLFALLLAVSLFLAFWLSHGVTKPLSRLVSAMRHVQRGDFDSAESRLPPARRVRSEVDFATSTFRNMIIRLRQHIQSEFELKLLRQQAEYKALLMQINPHFLFNTLELLSSLAMQKRTDDTVKVIVSLGKMLRFSLRLSDDLVGLKEEMKYVRDYASILQVRFGDKLRLRIVEEGDLASLTVVKFILQPLIENAVKYGFRQHPEAVVEVRLFRSDGRLHLCVSDNGPGMPEQLRLQLIEGTASSRLDEILSSRERQIGLGNVLARCRLYYGSLFEVRINAADGTGAHIELIIPVQEASSDVPSIDRG, encoded by the coding sequence ATGTTTTATTCGCTGAGAAACCGGCTGATCGCTTTTTTCGTCCTGCTGTTCGTTCTGTCGTTCGGCGCGCTGTCCGTGCTGATCTTCAACGAATCCCGCTCGATCATCCGCTCTTACATCGAATCGTCGGCGCTGGAGAAAATGGACGAGTACGGCTCGTACGTCGATATGGTTCAGACGCAGATTTACGACCTCGCCTCGCTCATATTCAATAGCGACCTGACTGACGAGTGGGACGAGGCCGCGTCGGACCCGAAGCTGCCGGAAGGCGAGAAGATGCTGGCGCATCTGCAGATGAGCAAGTATCTGTCGCAGACGAACAACAGCTACTCCAGCATCTCTTCCGTTGCGATCTATCGTCAGGAAGGCTTATGGGTCAGCATGGGCAATCAGGTCGTCCGCGACAAAGCGTTCTTGGACCAGGAATGGTACCGAAGCTTCAAGACCGCGAACGAACGCTGGCTGCCGGCGCATACCGACGACGTCGAGCTGCAAATTCGCGGCAGCGCGAATCCAGTGGTCAGCATGCTCATGCCGCTTGGCGTCTTCGAGCCGTCGCAGGCTCGCAACGTGCTCAAGGTAAATGTAAGCGCAGACTACTTCCTCGAGCCGCTGAACCGGATTCACCTTGGGGAGAGCGGCACGATCTATCTGCTCGACCGCTCTGGGAGCCCCATGCTCTCCCAGAACGAATACGGCTCGCACGGCGAAGCGCAGAGTCAGGTTCAAGCCGCGCGGGAAGGCTGGCGCAAGCAAGGCGTCCTTTACTTCAAAAACGAGCAGGGACAATCCCAGATTCTCGTGTACAAGAAGCTGGCGCTGACGGATTGGATGCTGGTCGGCTTCGTCTCGGAGCGGGACCTGTACGCGCAGCTCCTCAAGCTGCGCAACAGCATCGTGTTCCTGTTCGCGCTCCTGCTGGCCGTCTCGCTGTTCCTCGCCTTTTGGCTGTCGCACGGCGTCACCAAGCCGCTCTCGCGCCTCGTGTCCGCGATGCGCCACGTGCAGCGGGGCGACTTCGACAGCGCCGAGAGCCGGCTGCCGCCTGCAAGGCGCGTCCGGAGCGAGGTCGACTTTGCGACTTCGACCTTCCGCAACATGATCATTCGCCTCCGCCAGCATATCCAAAGCGAATTCGAGCTAAAGCTGCTTCGGCAGCAGGCCGAATACAAGGCGCTGCTTATGCAGATCAACCCGCACTTTCTGTTCAACACGCTGGAGCTGCTCAGCAGCCTCGCCATGCAGAAGCGGACGGACGACACGGTCAAGGTGATCGTATCTCTCGGCAAAATGCTGCGCTTCTCGCTTCGCCTGAGCGACGACCTCGTCGGCCTGAAGGAAGAGATGAAGTATGTGCGGGATTATGCGTCCATCCTGCAGGTGCGCTTCGGCGACAAGCTCCGGCTTCGGATCGTGGAAGAGGGCGATCTGGCGTCGCTGACCGTCGTGAAATTCATTTTGCAGCCGCTCATCGAAAATGCCGTGAAATACGGCTTCAGGCAGCATCCGGAGGCGGTCGTGGAGGTCCGTTTGTTCCGGTCGGACGGACGTCTGCATCTTTGCGTATCCGACAACGGACCCGGCATGCCGGAGCAGCTGCGCTTGCAACTGATCGAGGGTACCGCCTCGTCCAGGCTAGACGAGATCCTGAGCAGCCGCGAACGGCAAATCGGATTGGGCAACGTGCTTGCGCGCTGCCGCTTGTATTACGGCTCGCTATTCGAAGTGCGCATCAATGCCGCCGACGGAACCGGCGCGCACATCGAACTCATCATTCCCGTACAGGAGGCGTCCAGCGATGTACCGAGTATTGATCGTGGATGA